Proteins from one Thermotoga sp. SG1 genomic window:
- a CDS encoding LptF/LptG family permease, with product MKILTKYLLKLSAVPFLIGLGGFIIFVSIEILYQLSDLIVRHRVGIGKLFLLLYYYLPYFVAMGVPVGVLLSIFWTFSKLSEDRELMAIQVHGISQKNLIVPFLLLSIFLSVAVFFLNDQVVPVYQSKAEEAMSKYVLKKPEVFVVENVISKIGEDQYFYVEKYDEKTNTLWNVVIFKYGSEEKIVTAKRVQKRKDRWYLFDGRYYTVDKDGFLKLDVHFSEMELDITEDIENLLRVGKTPREMTGKELKEKIEFFRKVGIKPSPWIVELQSRYANSLTPIVIVLVGVPLSLLFQLRSKSWGVIFTFVLVVLYQGSGAWLSAMGKENLLDPGFAPWIPNIVFSVVGGFLFVLLDTAVAYRIREFLTRIFLLLIFIFGTSLFSSQINIVSDQMERFTDKMIFLGNVEITYKDATIQASKTVVHLTEEDRVEYLEATGEVVYRKKDTILESDRLIFYPEGERSLLFHVRGSTIVEIEREKKKIYLSGEEIRVEGSKTTVDFGYITTCSETPPHYKLKATYMEMKENDYLLAKNVVFYLLEIPIFYQPVFFTSLSDKPHPFSVEIGCGQNPYLKTSYNVSYARGLVSFSAKSVLGKGNWKEFGWNHKLGNWTVNVNYEESPDSREALVKLFDEKNTILFSQDEERTYRFERKEKVLNGNLNILLEKSSDGAYIVPRVTLKRASFKSSQGTLSVNSFTHETRVEGEDSETSGTVNLSFRSVPFFLLQTVNVNTTGKYLFENGIFDEEVSFLKVDSVWDLQNLSLGKLITLDDKIYAGIYRAEESGYRVGNFFTTTLKVPLGPFSFESYYKLYVVRGENLRKFSQNESRNEVDLKAKFSYGSFRFSLETTYDFIEEEFSDPYLKTSFSFKTKDLTHTINATTRFVLDDLKKSYTRWEFQQRAGSLLNKLYFTYFYDKMNIEYIEDQMRIYGSDFLFMEDPRITAYSKVKVDPFKLERFWIRGNFKREEIVHSIKLDFDGEDLDLSYGMKNGDPTFDLSISLENWNVRSFSVSVEKALHCLGAKVSASFGRDFSLENFSVFFYIRDFPNSGIGFDSEEGLGVNVF from the coding sequence TTGAAAATATTGACTAAGTACCTTCTGAAACTTTCTGCTGTACCTTTCCTGATAGGGCTTGGCGGTTTCATCATCTTCGTCAGCATCGAGATACTCTATCAACTTTCGGATCTGATAGTTCGGCACAGGGTTGGTATCGGAAAACTTTTTCTTCTACTCTACTATTACCTGCCCTATTTCGTCGCAATGGGCGTTCCTGTGGGTGTGCTGCTTTCCATCTTCTGGACCTTCTCAAAACTCTCTGAGGACAGAGAACTCATGGCCATCCAGGTCCACGGTATCTCTCAGAAAAACCTGATCGTTCCTTTTCTTTTGCTGAGCATTTTCCTGTCTGTGGCTGTTTTCTTTCTCAACGATCAGGTGGTTCCGGTCTATCAGTCCAAGGCAGAGGAAGCCATGTCGAAGTACGTTCTCAAAAAACCGGAAGTCTTCGTTGTGGAGAACGTGATCTCGAAGATCGGCGAAGACCAGTACTTCTACGTTGAAAAGTACGATGAAAAGACGAACACCCTCTGGAACGTTGTGATCTTCAAGTACGGAAGTGAAGAGAAGATAGTCACCGCAAAGAGGGTGCAGAAGAGAAAGGACAGATGGTATCTCTTCGATGGAAGGTATTACACGGTGGACAAAGATGGCTTTTTGAAACTGGACGTTCATTTCTCCGAGATGGAGCTCGACATAACCGAGGATATAGAAAACCTCCTTCGCGTGGGAAAGACACCGAGAGAAATGACTGGAAAAGAGCTCAAGGAGAAAATAGAGTTCTTCAGAAAGGTCGGCATAAAGCCCTCTCCATGGATAGTGGAACTTCAGAGCAGATACGCAAATTCTCTCACTCCCATCGTGATAGTTCTCGTTGGGGTGCCGCTCTCTCTGCTCTTTCAACTCAGAAGCAAATCCTGGGGTGTGATATTCACTTTTGTTCTTGTTGTTCTGTACCAGGGAAGCGGAGCCTGGCTCAGTGCTATGGGAAAAGAAAACCTTCTGGATCCTGGTTTCGCACCGTGGATTCCAAACATCGTGTTTTCCGTCGTGGGTGGTTTTCTTTTTGTACTCCTTGACACCGCTGTTGCCTACAGGATTCGGGAGTTCCTCACCAGGATTTTTCTGCTCTTGATCTTCATCTTCGGCACTTCCCTTTTCTCCTCTCAGATAAACATTGTGTCCGATCAGATGGAAAGATTCACAGACAAGATGATTTTTCTGGGAAATGTGGAGATCACCTACAAAGATGCGACCATACAGGCCAGCAAGACCGTTGTTCATCTCACCGAAGAAGACAGAGTAGAATATCTCGAGGCCACCGGAGAAGTGGTCTACAGAAAAAAAGACACGATTCTGGAAAGCGACCGCTTGATCTTCTATCCCGAAGGTGAAAGGAGCCTTCTTTTCCACGTGAGGGGAAGCACCATCGTTGAGATAGAAAGAGAGAAGAAAAAGATCTATCTGTCAGGAGAGGAAATCAGAGTCGAGGGTTCAAAAACGACTGTGGACTTTGGCTACATCACCACCTGTTCGGAGACTCCTCCTCACTACAAACTGAAGGCCACGTACATGGAGATGAAGGAAAACGACTACCTTCTGGCCAAAAACGTGGTTTTTTATCTTCTGGAGATACCGATATTCTACCAGCCTGTGTTTTTCACTTCTCTGTCCGACAAACCGCACCCCTTTTCTGTGGAGATTGGATGCGGGCAGAATCCCTATCTGAAGACCTCGTACAACGTTTCCTACGCACGGGGTCTTGTGTCCTTTTCTGCAAAGAGTGTGCTTGGGAAGGGAAACTGGAAGGAGTTCGGATGGAACCACAAACTGGGAAACTGGACGGTCAACGTCAACTACGAAGAATCACCAGACTCTCGTGAGGCTCTGGTTAAACTTTTCGACGAGAAAAACACGATTCTCTTTTCCCAGGATGAGGAAAGAACGTATCGTTTTGAGCGAAAGGAAAAAGTTCTGAACGGAAATCTGAACATCTTGCTGGAAAAATCGTCGGATGGTGCTTACATCGTTCCACGTGTAACTCTGAAGAGGGCTTCCTTCAAATCGAGTCAGGGAACCCTATCCGTGAACAGTTTCACCCATGAAACCCGTGTGGAGGGTGAAGACAGCGAGACCTCCGGAACGGTGAACCTTTCATTTCGATCGGTTCCGTTTTTTCTTCTTCAGACTGTGAACGTCAACACCACCGGAAAATACCTCTTCGAAAACGGGATCTTCGATGAAGAGGTGAGCTTTCTCAAAGTGGATTCTGTCTGGGATCTTCAGAATCTCTCTCTCGGGAAACTTATAACACTGGATGATAAAATATACGCTGGCATCTACAGGGCCGAAGAAAGTGGATATCGCGTCGGGAATTTTTTCACAACAACACTGAAAGTACCGCTTGGCCCTTTTTCCTTTGAGAGTTACTACAAACTCTACGTGGTTCGTGGGGAAAACCTGAGAAAGTTCTCACAGAACGAGTCCAGAAACGAGGTGGACCTGAAGGCGAAGTTCTCTTACGGAAGTTTTCGCTTCTCACTTGAGACAACGTACGATTTCATCGAAGAAGAGTTTTCCGATCCATACCTGAAGACTTCTTTCTCCTTCAAAACGAAAGATTTGACTCATACGATCAATGCCACCACCCGTTTCGTCCTGGATGATTTGAAAAAGAGTTACACCAGATGGGAATTTCAACAGAGGGCTGGATCGTTGCTGAACAAACTCTACTTCACCTACTTTTACGACAAAATGAACATCGAATACATTGAAGACCAGATGAGAATATACGGAAGTGATTTTCTCTTCATGGAGGATCCAAGGATAACGGCGTACTCTAAGGTGAAGGTCGATCCTTTTAAACTGGAAAGATTCTGGATACGTGGGAACTTCAAAAGAGAAGAGATCGTACATTCCATAAAACTGGATTTCGATGGCGAGGATCTGGATCTTTCCTACGGGATGAAAAATGGAGATCCCACTTTCGATCTGTCGATCTCTCTTGAAAACTGGAACGTCAGGTCTTTCAGCGTGTCCGTTGAAAAGGCACTTCACTGTCTCGGGGCAAAGGTATCTGCCTCTTTCGGTAGGGACTTTTCCCTCGAAAACTTCTCGGTGTTCTTCTACATAAGGGACTTTCCAAACAGTGGTATCGGATTCGACTCGGAGGAAGGTCTGGGCGTGAACGTCTTTTGA
- the dnaB gene encoding replicative DNA helicase, with product MRVPPHNLEAEIAVLGSILIDPSVINDVLEILSHEDFYLKKHQYIFRAMEELYDEGKPVDVISVCDKLQSMGKLEEIGGDEEVARLAEAVPSSAHAVHYAEIVKEKSILRQLIEVSRKISESAYMEEDVDVLLDNAEKMIFEISEMKTTKSYDHLRGIMHRVFENLENFRERANVIEPGVLVTGLPTGFKSLDKQTTGFHNSDLVIIAARPSMGKTSFALSIARNMAVSFEIPVGIFSLEMSKEQLAQRLLSMESGVDLYSIRTGHLDQEQWERLTLAASKLYKAPIIVDDETLLDPRTLRAKARRMKKEYDVKVIFVDYLQLMHLKGRKESRQQEISEISRSLKLLARELDIVVVALSQLSRAVEQREDKRPRLSDLRESGAIEQDADTVIFIYRDEYYKSKKDKEGSKLHEPHEAEIIIGKQRNGPVGTITLIFDPRTVTFHEVDLVHS from the coding sequence ATGCGAGTACCTCCGCACAATCTGGAAGCAGAGATCGCCGTTCTTGGGAGCATACTGATAGATCCATCCGTCATAAACGATGTACTGGAGATACTGAGTCACGAGGATTTCTATCTGAAAAAACACCAGTACATATTCAGGGCGATGGAAGAGCTCTACGACGAAGGAAAGCCGGTGGATGTTATTTCCGTGTGTGACAAACTTCAGAGTATGGGAAAACTCGAGGAAATCGGCGGGGACGAGGAAGTTGCCCGCCTGGCAGAGGCGGTTCCAAGTTCTGCTCACGCCGTTCATTACGCAGAAATCGTCAAGGAAAAATCCATTCTGAGACAACTCATTGAGGTTTCAAGAAAAATCTCTGAAAGTGCTTACATGGAAGAAGACGTGGATGTTCTTCTTGACAACGCCGAAAAGATGATATTTGAAATCTCCGAAATGAAGACAACCAAGTCGTACGATCACCTGAGAGGAATCATGCATCGTGTCTTTGAAAACCTGGAAAACTTCAGAGAAAGGGCAAACGTCATAGAACCCGGTGTTCTCGTTACTGGTCTTCCAACGGGCTTTAAAAGTCTGGACAAGCAGACCACGGGTTTTCACAACTCCGACCTGGTGATCATCGCTGCAAGGCCATCCATGGGGAAAACGTCCTTTGCGCTCTCCATAGCCAGGAACATGGCTGTCAGTTTCGAAATACCAGTTGGAATTTTCAGTCTTGAGATGTCCAAGGAGCAGTTGGCTCAGCGACTTCTCAGTATGGAGTCTGGTGTGGATCTGTACAGTATAAGAACGGGACATCTCGATCAGGAACAGTGGGAAAGGCTCACACTAGCCGCATCCAAACTCTACAAAGCTCCAATAATAGTCGACGATGAAACCCTCCTGGATCCGAGAACACTGAGGGCGAAAGCAAGAAGGATGAAAAAGGAGTACGATGTAAAGGTCATCTTCGTTGACTATCTTCAGCTCATGCATCTCAAGGGAAGAAAAGAGAGCAGACAGCAAGAAATATCGGAGATCTCCAGATCTTTGAAACTTCTCGCAAGAGAGTTAGATATCGTTGTAGTGGCTCTATCTCAGCTTTCCAGGGCGGTGGAGCAAAGAGAGGATAAGAGGCCAAGACTCAGTGACCTGAGGGAATCTGGTGCGATCGAACAGGATGCCGACACGGTCATCTTCATATACAGGGACGAGTACTATAAGAGCAAAAAGGACAAGGAAGGAAGCAAACTCCATGAGCCTCACGAAGCGGAGATCATCATAGGAAAGCAAAGAAACGGACCCGTTGGAACGATCACACTCATCTTCGATCCGAGGACGGTGACGTTCCACGAAGTGGATTTGGTGCATTCGTGA
- a CDS encoding purine-nucleoside phosphorylase has product MDIKAYKERVEKAVEYLRGQIDESPEIAIILGSGLSVIADEVEKEGTSKKIPYSEIPGFPISTAPGHKGELIFGKLSGKNVMLMNGRFHYYEGYSMKEVTFPIRVMQLLGVEILIVTNAAGGLNPDFEVGRPMIITDHINFMGDNPLIGPNVDEWGPRFPDMSEPYNKELINLAYNSAKELGIPVYQGVYVAVTGPCFETPAELRMLRRLGADAVGMSTVPEVIVARHGQIRVLGISAITDRAVPEDLKPLTAEEVLEVAEKTGRKIAQIIFEVVRKL; this is encoded by the coding sequence GTGGATATAAAAGCCTACAAGGAAAGAGTGGAGAAAGCCGTTGAATATCTGAGAGGACAGATCGATGAATCACCTGAAATAGCCATAATACTGGGTTCCGGACTGTCGGTGATAGCGGACGAGGTAGAAAAGGAAGGTACTTCAAAGAAGATACCTTACAGCGAAATACCCGGTTTTCCCATCTCCACAGCACCGGGACACAAGGGAGAGTTGATCTTTGGAAAGCTCTCTGGAAAAAACGTCATGCTGATGAACGGAAGATTCCACTACTACGAGGGATACTCGATGAAAGAAGTCACCTTCCCCATCAGAGTGATGCAGCTTCTTGGAGTGGAGATCCTGATCGTTACCAATGCTGCTGGCGGTCTGAATCCCGATTTTGAAGTGGGAAGACCGATGATAATAACCGATCACATAAACTTCATGGGGGACAATCCACTGATAGGTCCCAACGTGGACGAGTGGGGGCCCAGGTTTCCTGACATGTCAGAACCCTACAACAAAGAGCTGATAAATCTTGCCTACAACAGTGCAAAAGAGCTGGGGATACCGGTTTACCAGGGAGTTTACGTGGCGGTGACTGGTCCGTGCTTTGAAACACCAGCAGAACTCAGAATGCTCAGAAGACTCGGTGCGGATGCCGTTGGTATGTCCACCGTACCCGAAGTCATCGTTGCAAGGCACGGACAGATCAGAGTGCTTGGGATCTCCGCCATCACGGACAGGGCGGTCCCCGAAGATCTCAAACCCCTGACTGCCGAAGAGGTTCTTGAGGTTGCAGAGAAGACAGGAAGAAAGATCGCCCAGATCATATTCGAGGTCGTCAGAAAACTTTGA
- a CDS encoding ZIP family metal transporter has translation MILKGILYSSIAGMATSLGALPFLFLKPHRTSDKTIDSFLGFAAGVMIAASAFSLVAPALEMGGIIRFIVGFALGGLFVNLADKLIPHKHLLKGHEGPDAKRLKGIWLFVIAITIHNFPEGMAVGISAFTPQALSIAIAIGVQNIPEGAAVMASLIPMKYKKGKAFLITFLTGLVEAIGGLLGAGIVSISQRLLPYMMAFAAGAMIYVVSDEVIPETHSKGNELLSTWWIMVGFIVMASLDVALG, from the coding sequence ATGATTTTGAAGGGAATCCTCTACAGTTCCATAGCGGGAATGGCAACCTCCCTTGGTGCGTTGCCATTCCTTTTTTTGAAACCACACCGCACGAGTGACAAAACGATAGACTCGTTTCTGGGTTTCGCCGCGGGTGTCATGATAGCGGCCAGTGCTTTCAGTCTGGTTGCGCCCGCTCTTGAGATGGGGGGAATCATCAGGTTCATAGTGGGCTTTGCTCTTGGGGGATTGTTCGTCAACCTTGCCGACAAACTCATTCCCCACAAACATCTTTTGAAGGGTCATGAGGGACCGGACGCGAAAAGATTGAAAGGTATCTGGCTCTTCGTGATCGCCATAACGATACACAACTTTCCCGAGGGAATGGCAGTTGGGATCTCTGCCTTCACTCCACAGGCTCTGTCCATAGCCATTGCGATCGGTGTACAGAACATTCCAGAGGGAGCCGCAGTTATGGCGTCTCTGATCCCCATGAAGTACAAAAAGGGCAAAGCCTTTCTCATTACCTTCCTCACGGGACTTGTGGAAGCAATTGGAGGACTCCTTGGAGCGGGTATCGTCTCGATTTCACAAAGGCTGCTTCCTTACATGATGGCCTTCGCCGCCGGGGCGATGATATACGTTGTGAGTGATGAAGTGATTCCAGAAACACATTCCAAAGGGAACGAACTTCTTTCCACCTGGTGGATCATGGTAGGTTTCATCGTCATGGCGTCCCTCGATGTGGCGCTGGGGTGA
- a CDS encoding DNA double-strand break repair nuclease NurA, whose translation MRIERVESVQNEIEEHRRDQSFSEKSNFLEEDSREDGTVLERIIFVDGKRRSFVWIETDEGFRGVFAELCVGAVVWEKDRGTFPLFSPQSPPVVEKVLGFSQNFPEEGYVEVEGSVFKIVKGGREAMESVDSHLRELEIQEVRKHLQSGTLVVKDGPAVSELPFREGTGPVGLVKNVNTTDLRREDFRKLRSLRRGERSQMFVVGTGTMKKVGTYVKLVDGEGTKGLIRLEAYVEDDTQIPSLKKTFDDLAATLPHLTADLPIPRLPENILPIQFLEESLSRYLTDKHYMNTKLFAYLRIGR comes from the coding sequence GTGCGTATCGAAAGGGTGGAGAGTGTACAGAACGAGATCGAAGAACACAGAAGGGATCAGAGTTTTTCGGAGAAATCGAACTTTCTTGAAGAAGACAGCCGAGAAGATGGAACGGTTCTGGAGCGCATCATCTTCGTGGATGGAAAACGAAGAAGTTTCGTGTGGATAGAAACCGATGAAGGATTCAGAGGAGTGTTCGCCGAACTCTGTGTGGGGGCTGTTGTGTGGGAAAAAGATAGGGGAACGTTTCCTCTTTTTTCACCACAGTCTCCGCCGGTTGTTGAAAAGGTGCTGGGATTTTCCCAGAACTTCCCGGAAGAAGGATACGTTGAGGTGGAGGGAAGTGTCTTTAAGATAGTAAAAGGTGGAAGAGAAGCAATGGAATCGGTGGATTCCCATCTTAGGGAACTGGAAATCCAGGAGGTCAGAAAACACCTTCAAAGTGGCACTCTCGTTGTAAAGGACGGACCTGCTGTTTCGGAATTGCCGTTCAGAGAAGGTACTGGCCCAGTCGGTCTTGTGAAAAACGTAAACACAACGGATCTGAGAAGAGAGGATTTCAGGAAACTTCGCTCCCTCAGAAGGGGAGAGAGAAGCCAGATGTTCGTTGTGGGGACCGGTACCATGAAGAAGGTAGGAACATATGTGAAACTCGTTGACGGTGAAGGAACGAAGGGGTTGATCAGACTGGAAGCATACGTTGAAGATGACACACAGATTCCTTCTTTGAAAAAGACCTTCGATGATCTTGCAGCCACTCTACCTCACCTCACAGCGGACCTTCCCATTCCAAGACTCCCAGAGAACATCCTTCCGATCCAGTTTCTAGAGGAGAGTCTCTCCCGTTATCTCACGGACAAACACTACATGAACACGAAACTGTTCGCGTATTTGAGAATCGGGAGATGA
- a CDS encoding Mini-ribonuclease 3: MEGIFQFDTKADRVPSAVLAYVGDAVLELVFRLRFAGNYRISTIHERVKEWTSKHGQARMLESLWNFLTEEEREVVKRAMNSKAAKRYGNDPLYRKSTGFEALVGYLFLKRDFQRIQQLLAVMDVEGVRKEDTGGSTQKQRSDKESFLSEDEKSR, from the coding sequence GTGGAGGGTATATTCCAGTTCGACACGAAGGCTGATCGTGTTCCATCTGCTGTTCTTGCCTACGTAGGAGATGCCGTTCTGGAACTCGTGTTTCGCCTGAGATTCGCTGGAAACTACAGAATCTCCACTATACACGAGAGGGTGAAAGAATGGACGTCGAAGCATGGGCAGGCACGGATGTTAGAATCTCTCTGGAACTTTTTGACCGAAGAAGAACGGGAAGTTGTGAAAAGAGCGATGAACTCAAAGGCTGCCAAAAGGTATGGAAACGATCCACTTTACAGGAAAAGCACGGGGTTCGAAGCGCTCGTTGGCTATCTTTTCCTGAAGAGAGATTTTCAGCGAATTCAACAACTTCTGGCGGTGATGGACGTTGAGGGTGTACGGAAGGAAGATACTGGAGGAAGCACTCAGAAACAACGTTCCGATAAAGAAAGTTTTCTTTCAGAAGATGAAAAATCCAGGTAA
- the rlmB gene encoding 23S rRNA (guanosine(2251)-2'-O)-methyltransferase RlmB codes for MRVYGRKILEEALRNNVPIKKVFFQKMKNPGNYFLSLIKQVEERGIKYSFESEENLRRLSGTKKHQGVVFDIQEYRYSSVEEILESKTSPLIVILDQVQDPHNLGAIVRTSVGAGASGIIIPKDKSVKVTETVVKVSAGTVFRAKIAIVTNLARTIEELKEKGVWVYASDVNGTPIYEEDFTLPTAFVFGNEGEGIRRLVKEKCDRVLTIPMESDIDSLNVSVSVGIVLFEAVRQRRMKRAE; via the coding sequence TTGAGGGTGTACGGAAGGAAGATACTGGAGGAAGCACTCAGAAACAACGTTCCGATAAAGAAAGTTTTCTTTCAGAAGATGAAAAATCCAGGTAATTACTTTCTGTCTCTGATAAAACAGGTCGAAGAGAGGGGCATAAAATATTCCTTTGAGTCAGAGGAGAATTTAAGAAGGCTTTCAGGAACGAAGAAACATCAGGGAGTGGTTTTCGATATACAGGAATACAGGTACTCCTCCGTGGAAGAGATTCTGGAGTCGAAAACGTCCCCCCTGATAGTGATACTCGATCAGGTTCAGGATCCGCACAATCTGGGAGCCATCGTCAGGACCTCCGTTGGTGCTGGTGCAAGCGGTATCATCATTCCGAAAGACAAATCCGTGAAGGTGACAGAGACGGTGGTTAAAGTTTCTGCGGGAACAGTCTTCAGAGCAAAGATAGCGATCGTGACGAATCTTGCAAGAACAATAGAGGAACTCAAAGAGAAGGGGGTTTGGGTCTATGCCTCCGACGTGAACGGAACACCCATCTACGAAGAGGACTTCACACTTCCAACCGCTTTTGTCTTCGGAAACGAAGGAGAGGGCATCAGAAGACTCGTGAAAGAAAAATGTGACAGAGTGCTGACCATCCCCATGGAAAGCGACATAGATTCTCTGAACGTTTCGGTGAGTGTGGGAATCGTCCTTTTCGAAGCAGTGAGGCAGAGGAGGATGAAGCGTGCTGAGTGA